The Motacilla alba alba isolate MOTALB_02 chromosome 22, Motacilla_alba_V1.0_pri, whole genome shotgun sequence genome has a window encoding:
- the LOC119710747 gene encoding interleukin-1 beta-like translates to MAFVPDLDTLESSSLNEETLYGPSCLCPQKKPRLDLEGTSPGVGIQVTVTKGPLSRTFHQAAVLVVAVTKLRKQPTRKDFADSDLGSFLDDIFEPVSFQCIKGSHARAPVFRYTRSQSFDILDIDHKCFVLESPTQLVALHLQGPSAGQKVKLNIALYRPRSSQGAPGSGRVPVALGIKGYQLYMSCVMSGTEPVLQLEEADVRRDIESVELTRFIFYRLDSPAEGTTRFESAAFPGWFVCTSLQPRQPVGITNTPDQVNIATYELSGR, encoded by the exons ATGGCGTTCGTCCCTGATTTGGACAcgctggagagcagcag CCTGAACGAGGAGACGCTGTACGGCCCCAGCTGTCTGTGCCCGCAGAAG AAGCCCCGACTGGACTTGGAGGGGACATCGCCTGGGGTGGGCATccaggtgacagtgacaaaaGGACCCCTTTCCAGGACCTTTCACCAGGCTGCCGTCCTGGTGGTTGCTGTGACCAAGCTCCGAAAGCAGCCGACACGCAAGGACTTTGCTGACAGTGACCTTGGCAGCTTCTTGGATGATATTTTCG AGCCCGTCTCCTTCCAGTGCATCAAGGGCAGCCATGCCAGGGCACCCGTTTTCCGCTACACTCGCTCCCAGTCCTTCGACATCCTGGACATTGACCACAAGTGCTTCGTACTGGAGTCACCCACCCAGCTGGTGGCCCTGCACCTGCAGGGACCCTCTGCTGGACAGAAAG TGAAGCTCAACATTGCTCTGTACCGTCCCCGCTCGTCGCAGGGCGCGCCAGGCTCTGGAAGGGTGCCGGTGGCTCTGGGCATCAAAGGCTACCAGCTCTACATGTCATGTGTGATGAGCGGCACCGAGCccgtgctgcagctggag GAAGCTGACGTCAGGAGGGATATTGAGAGCGTGGAGCTGACCCGCTTCATCTTCTACCGCCTGGACAGCCCCGCTGAGGGGACCACACGCTTCGAGTCGGCCGCCTTCCCCGGCTGGTTCGTGTGCACGTCCCTGCAGCCCCGCCAGCCTGTCGGCATCACCAACACCCCAGACCAGGTGAACATCGCCACCTATGAGCTGAGCGGGCGCTGA